CGGCGCCTTTTCTATCTATTTAGGCGTGATGCTGTTCTTAAATTTATATTTCTTTTTTAGAGGAAGAACCAAATCTAAACAGTCTTTAAAAGCAAATACTAAAGTTCAACTTCAATAACTAAACCTATGACAACTGCAACCATTAATTTAGAAAAAAGCCCAGAAACGAACCGTATCGAGATGATTGATTTCTATAACGAAGCCACTGAAGATTACGAGTTTTGGAGTAAAGATTTCAACATGCACTTTGGGTATTTTATTCCTTTCAAAACAAATCCCTTTAAGAGAGATTCTATGCTAAACGAAATGAATAATCAGGTAATAAAAAGATTAAACTTAACTAATGAAAAAATTTCATTAATAGATATGGGCTGCGGTATGGGAGGCACCATGCGTTATGCTTTAAAAAATAAAAAAAACTTATCTGCTTTTGGAGTCACCCTATCAGAATTCCAAATGCAACAAGGCAACATGCTTCTTAAAAATTATAAAGGAAACATTTTAAAAGAAAATTATAACAACACATCATTTCCTTCAAACACATTCCATGCGGCCTTAGCCATAGAAAGCTTTTGCCATTCTGGACATAGTGATAAATCTATTCAAGAAGCTTATCGTGTTTTAAAACCAAATGGAAGATTGGTTATTGCCGATGCTTTCTTAAAAAAAGAAGCTTCAACCTTTCAAAATACCAGCAAGTTTGCTTACAAAAGCCTTTGTGATCATTGGAGTTTAGAAAAATTAGAAACTATCGAAAATATGGTCAACAAACTAAAAGAGCAAGGTTTTACGAATATTAAGGTAGAAAACACATCCTACAAAGTCGCTCCATCTGTTTTACACGTTCCTTTCGCAATAACAGGTTTCATCTTTAAAAAACTATTCGCATCAAAAACATTAAAACGAGAAAGCCTGCATAACCTAAAAGGATCTTTTTACGCCTTACTTTCAGGATTACACTTTAAAAGCTTTGGTTATTACATTATTAGTTGCACCAAATAATATATTCATTTTTTTACCTTATTTTTGGTGAAAATTGTACAATATGCCCAAACACGAAATACATCCCGATAAGTGGATCGATTTATACGCAGATTACTTGTTTAATTACACAGTAACCCGCGTAAGCGATAGAGAGATCGCTCAAGATTTGGTGCAAGACACATTTTTGGCAGGGTTAAAATCAATGAAAAATTTTAAAGGAGAAGCAAGTGAACGTACTTGGTTGATTTCTATTTTAAAACGAAAAATTATTGATCATTACCGAAAAATAAATTCAAATAAAGGAAAAGCAGAAGTTAGAATTCAATATAACGATGCAGAATCTGAAGGCGATTGGCTTGAAGAACGTGTTGCCGACCCGTTCGACAAAACAGCCGAAGACAGCATGCAAAACAGTGAGTTAGGCGACGCTATACATAATTGCTTAAGCAAATTACCAAAGAAACAGGCCAACGTTTTTAAAATGAAAACAGTACTTAATTATGAAACTGAGGTGATTTGTAATGAACTTAATATCACTGCGTCTAACCTATGGGTAATTATCCACCGAGCACGAACTGCTATGGCCGATTGCTTAAAAGAAAATTGGTTTTAATTATGAGTAAAAAAATAAACATATTCATGCCCTGCGATGAAGCAAACCACGTTTGCGACAAATCGCAATATAAAGAAGCGTCTTTATTAGAAAAGATAAAGCTGAATCTGCATTTAATATACTGCAAAGCATGCAGAGGCTATTCTAAAAACAACGCTAAGTTAACTAAACGTATTGATGCTGCTGAGCTAGAATGCTTAGACCCAAAGTGTAAAGAAGACATGAAAAAAGATTTAGAAAAAGCTTTGAAAGAACAGTTACATTAGTCGAAAAACAGCATAAGT
The window above is part of the Algibacter sp. L3A6 genome. Proteins encoded here:
- a CDS encoding methyltransferase domain-containing protein: MTTATINLEKSPETNRIEMIDFYNEATEDYEFWSKDFNMHFGYFIPFKTNPFKRDSMLNEMNNQVIKRLNLTNEKISLIDMGCGMGGTMRYALKNKKNLSAFGVTLSEFQMQQGNMLLKNYKGNILKENYNNTSFPSNTFHAALAIESFCHSGHSDKSIQEAYRVLKPNGRLVIADAFLKKEASTFQNTSKFAYKSLCDHWSLEKLETIENMVNKLKEQGFTNIKVENTSYKVAPSVLHVPFAITGFIFKKLFASKTLKRESLHNLKGSFYALLSGLHFKSFGYYIISCTK
- a CDS encoding sigma-70 family RNA polymerase sigma factor; this translates as MPKHEIHPDKWIDLYADYLFNYTVTRVSDREIAQDLVQDTFLAGLKSMKNFKGEASERTWLISILKRKIIDHYRKINSNKGKAEVRIQYNDAESEGDWLEERVADPFDKTAEDSMQNSELGDAIHNCLSKLPKKQANVFKMKTVLNYETEVICNELNITASNLWVIIHRARTAMADCLKENWF